A genomic window from Brassica oleracea var. oleracea cultivar TO1000 chromosome C8, BOL, whole genome shotgun sequence includes:
- the LOC106312347 gene encoding protein SENSITIVE TO PROTON RHIZOTOXICITY 1-like — translation METEDDLCKNNWGGASSSSSSKRREQVCFTSQHKWEDASILDYEMGMEEEPAFQENSNNNNGGQVNVDFLQGVRAQAWDPRTMLSNLSFMEEKIHELQDLVHLMVRRNGQLQGRQEQLVAHQQQLITTDLTSIIIQLISTAGSLLPSVKHHNMSTAPGPFTGSALFPYPREANNLASQTLNNNTCEFDLPKPIVVEERESHVVEEHEMKDEDDVEEGENLLPGSYEILQLEKEEILAPHTHFCTICGKGFKRDANLRMHMRGHGDEYKTPAALAKPNKEAAPGSEPMLIKRYSCPFPGCKRNKDHKKFQPLKTILCVKNHYKRTHCDKSFTCSRCHTKKFSVIADLKTHEKHCGKNKWLCSCGTTFSRKDKLFGHIALFQGHTPAIPLEETKPSAQRGSSACENSNNNNNTGMVGFNLGSATNAIEEVAQPGFMDGKIRFEDSFSPLSFDTCNFGGFHEFPRPMFDDSESSFQMLISSACGFSPRNGGESVSNTSL, via the coding sequence ATGGAAACAGAAGATGATCTTTGTAAGAACAACTGGGGAGGCGCATCTTCTTCTTCGTCTTCCAAAAGGCGTGAGCAGGTATGCTTCACGTCACAGCACAAGTGGGAAGATGCTTCTATCTTGGATTACGAGATGGGTATGGAGGAAGAGCCTGCTTTCCAAGAAAACAGCAACAACAACAACGGTGGTCAAGTTAATGTTGATTTCCTCCAAGGCGTCAGGGCTCAAGCGTGGGATCCGAGGACGATGCTGAGCAACTTGTCTTTTATGGAAGAGAAGATTCACGAGCTCCAGGATCTTGTTCATCTGATGGTTCGCCGAAACGGGCAGCTTCAAGGTCGTCAAGAACAGCTCGTTGCTCATCAGCAGCAGCTCATAACCACTGATCTTACTTCCATAATCATACAGCTGATTTCAACTGCAGGTAGTCTTCTTCCATCTGTTAAGCATCATAATATGTCAACAGCGCCGGGTCCATTCACCGGTTCAGCCTTGTTCCCTTATCCAAGGGAGGCTAATAACCTTGCTTCGCAGACCCTAAACAACAACACTTGCGAGTTCGATTTGCCTAAGCCCATTGTTGTCGAAGAGAGGGAAAGCCATGTTGTAGAAGAACATGAAATGAAAGACGAAGATGATGTGGAGGAAGGAGAGAATCTTCTTCCCGGTTCTTACGAGATACTGCAGCTCGAGAAAGAGGAGATCCTCGCTCCCCATACTCACTTCTGCACCATCTGTGGCAAAGGTTTCAAGAGAGACGCTAACCTGAGGATGCACATGAGAGGGCACGGAGATGAGTACAAAACTCCTGCTGCTCTGGCTAAACCCAACAAAGAAGCCGCACCCGGGTCTGAGCCGATGCTGATCAAAAGATACTCCTGCCCATTCCCTGGTTGCAAACGTAACAAGGATCACAAAAAGTTCCAGCCGTTGAAGACGATTCTATGCGTGAAGAACCACTATAAACGCACCCACTGCGACAAAAGCTTCACTTGCAGCCGCTGCCATACCAAGAAATTCTCTGTCATTGCCGATCTCAAAACCCACGAGAAGCACTGCGGGAAAAACAAGTGGCTCTGTTCCTGTGGCACTACATTCTCGAGGAAAGACAAGCTGTTTGGTCACATTGCTCTGTTCCAAGGACACACGCCTGCCATCCCACTTGAAGAGACGAAACCTTCTGCGCAGCGAGGGAGCTCTGCTTGCGAGAACAGCAACAACAACAACAACACAGGAATGGTTGGTTTCAATCTTGGCTCTGCAACAAATGCTATTGAAGAAGTCGCACAGCCTGGATTCATGGATGGGAAGATACGTTTCGAGGACTCGTTCTCGCCGCTGAGCTTTGACACGTGTAATTTTGGAGGGTTCCATGAGTTCCCACGACCCATGTTTGATGATTCAGAGAGTTCATTTCAAATGCTTATTTCAAGTGCCTGTGGTTTCTCTCCCAGGAATGGTGGTGAGTCTGTTTCAAATACTAGTCTTTAA
- the LOC106310404 gene encoding FHA domain-containing protein PS1-like, producing the protein MMAEQQVREKTIPVFTVLKNDAILKNIFVVNSRDFSSPERNGNAEDEVEQILIVGRHPDCDILLTHPSISKYHLQIRSLPSRQKLFVTDLSSVDGTWVRDEKVEADACVEVEEGDVIRIGASTRLYRLHWIPLSHAYDLDNPFVSSTVMEQDEDNRIFEAESQADTASGDDGDGHLDVTSQVLSEDEDTYIDTREFSLPLASPSALTLARDSSIDTQKLQSDEDSQSLAQCALEAAPEKPSKQHSLEDDEWYVRGDGGHVMSEMESSDPETEDVQVSPELAINSVEAKPENPSKEQRPDVHCMSSKSKVNHEPVAPKKKAENSSSQSQSYIDASSTASARNNISMGIHSSSNGKNKMKWTIVLDTSSLLHKESRKPLRLLQGLKGTHLVVPLTVLRELNETKRNWNLLLRRRAEIASSALDWIEECKVNTKWWIQLQSLSEETKATAAPTPPVTPQSNGSTSDDQVLECALLYRNLNIYENLVLLSNDVTLKIKAMAEHVICETPHEFYESLKNPLSERFMWPESLPRGRTWSHFDHVVVREKYNNRTCFPYRKKPTLNGGREESAAAAAKGLKLILLLNSHYGHIH; encoded by the exons ATGATGGCGGAGCAACAAGTGCGGGAGAAGACGATCCCTGTGTTCACTGTGCTGAAAAACGACGCCATTCTCAAGAACATCTTCGTCGTCAACAGTCGCGATTTCTCGTCGCCGGAGAGAAACGGTAACGCTGAAGATGAGGTAGAGCAGATTCTGATCGTAGGTCGGCATCCAGACTGCGATATTCTGCTGACGCACCCTAGCATTAGCAAATACCACCTGCAGATCCGATCTCTTCCCTCTCGTCAGAAACTCTTCGTCACCGATCTATCCTCTG TGGATGGGACATGGGTTAGGGATGAGAAAGTTGAGGCAGATGCTTGCGTTGAGGTGGAGGAAGGTGATGTCATTAGGATCGGTGCTTCAACAAGGCTCTATAGACTGCATTGGATTCCCCTTAGCCATGCATATGATCTCGACAATCCATTTGTTTCATCTACAGTGATGGAGCAAGATGAAGATAATAGAATTTTTGAAGCAGAG TCACAAGCGGACACTGCGTCAGGTGATGATGGAGATGGACATTTGGATGTGACTTCTCAAGTCCTTAGTGAGGACGAGGATACATACATTGATACAAGGGAATTTTCGTTGCCGCTTGCATCTCCAAGTGCTTTGACATTAGCTAGAGATTCTTCTATCGATACACAAAAGCTACAATCTGATGAAGATTCTCAGTCTTTAGCGCAATGTGCTTTAGAAGCCGCACCAGAAAAGCCAAGTAAGCAGCACAGTTTGGAGGATGATGAATGGTATGTCAGAGGAGATGGAGGTCATGTGATGTCAGAGATGGAGTCATCAGACCCGGAGACAGAGGATGTTCAGGTTTCACCCGAGTTGGCCATTAATAGTGTAGAAGCCAAACCAGAAAATCCAAGCAAGGAACAGAGACCAGATGTTCACTGCATGAGCAGCAAATCAAAGGTGAATCATGAGCCGGTGGCACCAAAGAAGAAAGCTGAAAACTCCTCCTCCCAAAGCCAATCATACATCGATGCATCTTCTACTGCATCAGCAAGAAACAACATATCTATGGGCATTCATTCTTCTTCT AATGGAAAGAACAAGATGAAGTGGACCATTGTGTTGGACACTTCTTCTCTCCTCCACAAGGAGTCTAGGAAGCCACTGCGCTTGCTGCAAGGTCTCAAAGGGACACATCTGGTCGTACCACTAACAG TGTTAAGGGAACTAAATGAGACTAAGCGCAATTGGAATCTTCTCTTAAGAAGAAGAGCAGAGATTGCTTCCTCAGCCCTGGATTGGATCGAAGAGTGTAAGGTTAATACCAAATGGTGGATTCAGCTCCAAAGCCTATCAGAGGAAACCAAAGCAACTGCTGCACCAACCCCACCAGTAACTCCTCAGTCAAATGGCTCTACATCAGACGATCAAGTTCTCGAATGTGCACTTCTTTACCGAAACCTTAACATCTATGAAAACCTCGTTCTTCTTAGCAATGATGTAACTCTCAAGATCAAAGCCATGGCAGAG CATGTGATTTGCGAGACACCGCATGAGTTCTACGAGAGTCTGAAGAATCCGTTGTCGGAGAGGTTTATGTGGCCAGAGAGTTTGCCGAGAGGAAGGACTTGGAGTCATTTTGACCACGTCGTGGTGAGAGAAAAGTACAACAACCGAACTTGTTTCCCTTACAGGAAGAAGCCAACGCTCAATGGTGGACGAGAAGAGAGTGCTGCAGCAGCAGCAAAAGGTTTGAAGCTCATACTGCTCCTTAACTCTCATTATGGCCACATTCATTAA